In Cyprinus carpio isolate SPL01 chromosome A14, ASM1834038v1, whole genome shotgun sequence, a single window of DNA contains:
- the LOC109060054 gene encoding LOW QUALITY PROTEIN: neurite extension and migration factor-like (The sequence of the model RefSeq protein was modified relative to this genomic sequence to represent the inferred CDS: deleted 2 bases in 1 codon) encodes MDSKQVRISSTETSELDQTGDDSFCLIAKLALKKHHLPRTLSTRTPSATDESSNHTISLTPCAFKGLSPLGISKNAVSVFTMIEPASIPGLTQDCLIQQSRTCPSCFIETKDMSNVEASINLKMADMNRDYSTCPVSDINMQCMSTSETGSYGDQLLSDQLLSFPVPKTQLVEKKDMEKTDLDDVASKNLYEGLLLDKCNGEDGLLTNSNQDWGYFESFISESKMELLDLCSKNELSVNLFTEEDVDNYMFDDDDDSTLSSDVCSLKIRYESFQDNMRDKTNVLQEETQFNFFPSVLVNCTKKEGGVLKRVMDELPPKSEELGFQNDCKEDENDCSVEQTPDYSPKMNYFIDSSNSADDSGDYSDDSSSTVSSFDTFQDNRPKNLFSRKNASCSNHLNYGLRAKRKVRYSDDYLYYVESTEGERNIEKREKPPIGPKQEEDLDWCPKKRRKYSRKDPPVIIKYIIVNRFKGEKCMAVKLGRIDSADTMVSLNEDTINKYEKLAPLKDFWQEKQREREEQLKLAAGDKHSSHHHAFSSSPAKRKHKLAHRIRIQRIQTVEQSPNTQGPFASDPRQEVASTDEAASMGMPLTIATSCASTLDPNDIIDTATRKSRSQERAERRIGNKIFRIQKFRSEARLKSKKMRDLVENSKSVTDLTEVCSLQKNMDTVGGAEDKNVSPAAHSTHLCESQTANATEKFAFVSITCSPNKEASSENVAASVSVIPGGYLQTLLEASDSSGSTGIPFYAQQTQHSLDLSLEKQQFTSMQLAQSCVLSPPSESELQQSPQNCPTLAQMWHPQLGPNQQFAAADIAESAIQPNSFAGEMAMPLSESLTVSGYSQLSLESNRMLYAKNYMPEQPLPPDPEFQARQGQPQFQRATLHTNNGQLISFDSVGSLSATSSNYSSLRLKSCEKDGEDDVNENFLAHCSPKLVIQQSIDAITPLRESTDLLDISNFTPDKFRHTSLSELSPPETPNLSPQVVGCEMKIVGKAGDLQDGAKMPCTKDVDWNCKMIEQEDLDRYSVDGHDYQLHIFNGEDNLSLGMKEKNLTFDGDMMSAIKGTKEKRKNSNKQTTGQGTKKSKAPRAPKTEKGKVPRQTSRASKKLKALLDEKGGKGQTEGIAHPLKDRGSDEWTGIGCSESKCQVHDDQREFEEPSNILSNIVSGMAEVQKFMMASVEPIWGPTANICLPSEANSLKLKTLKILAGTSSDPKKKGSLATGGTKGRKGGNKAGKNQAKFNASLPFSPQLALGCNMFDKPNLGVPGINGPAHKKMYRHKTSAKFPRIEHLKETRPERDPNKDISLMASFEKLR; translated from the exons ATGGACAGCAAACAGGTCCGGATCAGCTCAACAGAAACCAGTGAACTGGACCAGACAG GAGACGACTCGTTCTGCCTTATTGCTAAATTGGCCTTAAAGAAGCACCACTTACCACGAACACTGTCAACACGGACTCCTTCAGCAACTGATGAGTCCTCAAACCACACGATATCCCTCACACCCTGTGCTTTCAAGGGCTTGAGCCCACTAGGCATTTCCAAGAACGCAGTCAGTGTC TTCACCATGATTGAACCCGCGAGCATTCCTGGGCTCACACAGGACTGTTTGATTCAGCAGAGTCGCACCTGTCCCAGCTGCTTCATTGAGACCAAGGATATGTCGAATGTAGAGGCTAGTATCAAcctcaaaatggctgacatgaaCAGAGATTACAGCACCTGCCCTGTCTCTGATATTAACATGCAATGCATGAGCACGAGTGAGACGGGAAGTTACGGAGACCAGCTCCTCTCGGATCAGCTTTTGAGCTTTCCTGTCCCCAAAACTCAGCTAGTGGAGAAGAAGGACATGGAGAAAACAGACTTGGATGATGTGGCCTCCAAAAATCTGTATGAGGGCCTGCTGTTAGACAAGTGCAACGGAGAGGATGGTTTGCTTACTAATTCAAATCAGGACTGGGGCTACTTCGAGTCCTTCATTAGTGAGAGTAAGATGGAACTGCTGGATCTCTGCTCCAAGAACGAGCTATCTGTAAATCTCTTCACTGAGGAGGACGTGGACAATTACatgtttgatgatgatgatgactccACTCTGAGCAGCGACGTGTGCTCGTTGAAGATCCGTTATGAATCCTTCCAGGACAACATGAGGGACAAAACCAATGTTCTTCAAGAAGAAACCCAGTTCAACTTTTTCCCAAGTGTCTTGGTAAATTGCACCAAGAAAGAGGGTGGTGTGTTAAAACGAGTTATGGATGAGCTACCCCCTAAATCAGAGGAGCTTGGATTTCAAAATGACTGCAAAGAGGATGAAAATGACTGCTCCGTAGAGCAGACACCTGATTACAGCCCCAAAATGAACTACTTTATTGATTCAAGCAACTCAGCTGATGACTCAGGGGACTATAGTGATGACAGCTCCTCCACCGTTTCCTCTTTTGACACCTTCCAAGACAACAGGCCTAAAAACCTGTTCTCACGAAAAAACGCAAGCTGCTCCAACCATCTGAACTATGGATTGCGGGCTAAGAGAAAAGTAAGGTATAGTGATGACTACTTGTATTATGTTGAGTCCACCGAAGGAGAAAGAAACATTGAAAAGCGAGAGAAACCACCAATTGGTCCAAAGCAAGAAGAGGATCTTGACTGGTGCCCTAAAAAGAGACGAAAATACTCTCGCAAGGATCCACCTGTAATAATCAAATACATTATCGTCAACAGGTTCAAAGGAGAGAAATGCATGGCTGTGAAGCTAGGCAGAATCGATTCAGCCGACACGATGGTAAGCTTAAATGAGGATACAATCAACAAATATGAGAAGCTTGCACCTCTGAAAGATTTCTGGcaggagaaacagagagaaagagaggaacagCTTAAGCTGGCAGCAGGAGATAAACACAGTTCTCACCACCATGCCTTTAGTTCCAGTCCCGCCAAAAGGAAACACAAGCTAGCACACAGAATCAGAATTCAGAGAATTCAAACTGTGGAGCAATCACCTAACACGCAGGGCCCCTTTGCCTCTGATCCCAGGCAGGAGGTTGCTTCTACAGATGAAGCTGCCTCCATGGGAATGCCATTAACAATAGCCACCAGCTGTGCAAGCACATTAGACCCAAATGACATCATAGACACTGCCACCCGGAAGAGCAGATCACAAGAGAGGGCGGAAAGGAGAATAGggaataaaatattcagaatacaGAAATTCAGAAGTGAAGCCAGACTCAAGAGCAAGAAAATGAGAGACCTTGTGGAGAATAGCAAGAGCGTGACAGACCTGACAGAAGTTTGCTCGTTGCAGAAAAATATGGACACAGTAGGAGGTGCTGAAGATAAAAACGTCAGCCCAGCTGCACACAGTACCCATTTGTGTGAGAGTCAAACGGCTAATGCCACTGAAAAATTTGCTTTTGTGTCTATCACCTGCTCCCCTAACAAAGAGGCATCATCTGAGAATGTGGCAGCAAGTGTTTCCGTTATCCCGGGTGGCTATCTGCAAACGTTGCTAGAAGCCTCTGATTCTTCAGGTAGCACTGGTATCCCGTTTTATGCCCAGCAGACCCAACACTCTCTGGACCTCTCTTTGGAAAAGCAGCAATTCACCTCAATGCAGCTAGCGCAAAGTTGTGTTCTTTCCCCACCATCAGAATCAGAGCTCCAACAGTCACCCCAGAATTGTCCAACTCTTGCCCAGATGTGGCACCCCCAGCTTGGTCCCAACCAGCAGTTTGCAGCTGCAGATATTGCTGAATCTGCGATCCAACCCAACAGCTTCGCTGGAGAGATGGCTATGCCATTGTCTGAAAGTCTGACCGTGTCAGGCTACAGCCAGCTGAGTCTGGAGAGCAACAGAATGCTTTATGCAAAGAATTACATGCCTGAGCAGCCACTGCCCCCTGATCCTGAGTTTCAGGCTCGTCAGGGGCAGCCACAGTTTCAAAGAGCCACACTGCACACCAACAACGGCCAGCTCATCAGTTTTGACTCAGTTGGCTCGCTGTCAGCTACTTCTAGCAATTACAGCTCTCTGAGGCTTAAGTCCTGCGAGAAAGATGGCGAGGATGATGTGAACGAGAACTTTCTTGCCCACTGCAGTCCCAAACTGGTGATTCAGCAGAGTATTGATGCAATCACACCCCTGAGGGAGTCCACAGACTTGCTGGATATCTCCAACTTCACTCCAGATAAATTCAGACACACATCATTGTCAGAACTCTCTCCCCCAGAGACGCCTAATTTATCCCCTCAAGTTGTGGGCTGTGAGATGAAGATAGTTGGGAAGGCTGGTGATCTCCAGGATGGAGCTAAGATGCCATGCACCAAAGACGTGGACTGGAACTGCAAAATGATCGAGCAGGAAGATCTAGATAGATATTCAGTAGATGGTCACGATTATCAATTGCACATTTTCAATGGCGAAGACAACTTAAGCCTggggatgaaagaaaaaaatctaacttttgaTGGTGATATGATGAGTGCAATCAAGGGGACTaaggaaaagaggaaaaatagCAACAAACAAACTACAGGGCAGGGTACCAAAAAAAGCAAAGCCCCAAGAGCTCCAAAAACAGAGAAGGGCAAAGTTCCACGTCAGACTTCACGAGCATCGAAAAAGTTAAAGGCTTTACTGGATGAGAAGGGTGGCAAAGGCCAGACTGAGGGCATTGCTCATCCGCTGAAGGACAGAGGCTCTGATGAATGGACAGGAATAGGTTGTTCAGAGAGCAAATGTCAAGTCCACGATGACCAGCGAGAGTTTGAAGAGCCATCCAACATCTTGTCAAATATTGTCTCAGGGATGGCTGAAGTACAGAAATTCATGATGGCCTCTGTTGAGCCAATATGGGGCCCTACAGCAAATATCTGCCTGCCCTCAGAGGCTAACAGCCTCAAGTTAAAGACTCTCAAAATCCTTGCAGGAACTTCATCCGACCCCAAGAAGAAAGGCAGTTTGGCTACTGGGGGCACAAAAGGCAGAAAAGGTGGGAATAAAGCTGGCAAAAACCAGGCAAAGTTCAATGCCTCCTTACCTTTTTCCCCTCAGTTGGCTTTGGGCTGCAACATGTTCGATAAGCCTAACCTTGGCGTTCCTGGTATAAATGGGCCCGCGCACAAAAAGATGTACCGTCACAAAACCAGTGCAAAATTTCCTCGGATTGAACATCTAAAGGAAACACGACCTGAACGAGACCCAAATAAAGACATATCATTAATGGCTTCTTTTGAGAAACTGAGGTAA